In Sphingobium sp. Cam5-1, the following proteins share a genomic window:
- a CDS encoding alpha/beta fold hydrolase, translated as MSASAANLVLLPGLLCDSRMFAAQLKRFPDASAIDGFGACDSIVEMARRVIASGPEKMALLGHSMGARVALEVVRLAPERVKKLALISTGTHTVREGEAEKRHALLALGRTEGMAALVDRWLPPMVAPARRADQQLIAPLHLMATQAGIDTYAAQITALLGRPEVESLLPNIACPTLVAVGAEDEWSPPEQHRSIAARIPGAHLKIIAKAGHMLPAEAPDALNEAIADWLDMPVGSNTMMGDDE; from the coding sequence GTGTCTGCTTCCGCCGCAAATCTTGTCCTTCTGCCCGGCCTTCTCTGCGATTCCCGCATGTTCGCCGCACAGCTGAAGCGTTTCCCCGACGCCTCGGCGATCGATGGCTTTGGCGCGTGCGACAGCATCGTGGAAATGGCCCGACGCGTGATCGCCTCTGGCCCCGAGAAGATGGCGCTGCTCGGCCATTCCATGGGCGCGCGGGTCGCGCTGGAGGTCGTGCGGCTCGCGCCCGAACGGGTCAAAAAGCTCGCTCTGATTAGCACCGGCACACACACCGTCCGTGAAGGAGAGGCAGAGAAGCGCCACGCCCTGCTGGCGCTCGGCCGGACGGAGGGCATGGCCGCATTGGTCGACCGCTGGCTTCCCCCCATGGTCGCACCCGCCCGCCGCGCCGATCAGCAGTTGATCGCGCCGCTGCACCTGATGGCGACGCAGGCGGGCATCGACACCTACGCCGCGCAGATCACTGCACTTCTCGGTCGCCCGGAGGTCGAATCGCTGCTGCCCAATATCGCCTGTCCGACGCTGGTCGCGGTGGGCGCGGAGGACGAATGGAGCCCGCCTGAACAGCACCGCTCCATAGCCGCGCGCATCCCCGGTGCGCACCTCAAGATCATCGCCAAGGCGGGCCACATGCTGCCAGCCGAGGCGCCTGATGCCCTTAACGAAGCCATAGCCGACTGGCTGGACATGCCCGTTGGCTCCAATACCATGATGGGAGACGATGAATGA
- a CDS encoding methylenetetrahydrofolate reductase produces the protein MAGAATIHPNWEQHIPKRITDGYSIEMTAKDCDALRAAASMLAPETPIAITFLPGETIDARIDAAKLVRDLGFEPMSHLSARRIGSFEELEQTVRRSAEEAGVRRMFLVAGDPPVPAGPFEDALSLLRTGLFEKNGVKAIGIAGHPEGHPVMNEEARWSALLAKCAEVSDRGMAPLIVTQFGFDATPVLDWLIELRRRGIDAPVRIGVPGPAGIKTLLRFAAHCGVGASASVLAKYGISLSRLLGAAGPDRLVGDIAAGLHSGHGPVRLHFYPFGGLARTAEWIGQHRSNQN, from the coding sequence ATGGCGGGCGCGGCGACGATCCACCCGAACTGGGAACAGCATATCCCCAAGCGGATCACCGATGGCTATTCGATCGAGATGACGGCCAAGGACTGCGACGCCCTACGGGCGGCTGCGTCGATGCTGGCGCCGGAAACGCCGATCGCCATCACCTTCCTGCCGGGCGAGACGATTGATGCGCGGATCGACGCGGCGAAGTTGGTTCGTGACCTTGGCTTTGAACCCATGTCGCATCTGTCGGCGCGGCGGATCGGGTCCTTTGAGGAGCTGGAACAGACGGTGCGCCGGTCGGCCGAGGAAGCAGGCGTGCGCCGCATGTTCCTGGTGGCGGGCGATCCTCCTGTTCCTGCGGGTCCGTTCGAGGATGCGCTTTCGCTGCTGCGCACGGGTCTGTTCGAAAAAAATGGCGTGAAGGCGATCGGTATTGCAGGGCACCCGGAAGGTCATCCGGTGATGAACGAAGAGGCCCGGTGGAGCGCACTTTTGGCGAAATGCGCGGAGGTATCGGATCGCGGCATGGCCCCGCTTATCGTCACGCAGTTCGGATTTGATGCGACGCCGGTGCTTGACTGGCTGATCGAGTTGCGGCGGCGGGGCATCGATGCGCCGGTGCGGATCGGCGTGCCGGGACCGGCGGGGATCAAGACGCTGCTGCGCTTTGCTGCCCATTGCGGGGTCGGCGCGTCTGCGTCGGTGCTAGCCAAATACGGAATTTCCCTGTCGCGCCTGCTGGGCGCTGCTGGGCCCGACCGGCTGGTGGGCGACATCGCCGCTGGCCTGCATTCCGGTCACGGCCCCGTGCGGCTGCACTTCTATCCTTTCGGCGGGCTTGCCCGGACGGCGGAGTGGATCGGACAGCACCGGTCGAACCAGAATTGA